In the genome of Ictalurus furcatus strain D&B chromosome 13, Billie_1.0, whole genome shotgun sequence, one region contains:
- the LOC128617365 gene encoding acyl-CoA desaturase 1, with amino-acid sequence MTAVDDGCAGTLGGSALLEDECHLKHTHTHSHTQHREAPMVVVWRNVVLMSVLHTAAVYALVLIPSASTYTLLWTVVCFVFSALGITAGAHRLWSHRSYKASLPLRIFLAVANSMAFQNDIYEWSRDHRVHHKYSETDADPHNASRGFFFAHIGWLLVRKHPDVIENGQKLDLSDLKNDRVVMFQRRFYKTSVVVMCFLIPAMLPWFLWAESLWMGFFVPVLLRYTLVLNATWLVNSAAHMWGNRPYNMNINPRENRFVTFSAIGEGFHNYHHTFPYDYATSEFGCKLNLTTCFIDLMCVLGLAKDRHRVPTDLVRARAKRTGDGSHRTG; translated from the exons ATGACAGCGGTGGATGATGGATGTGCAGGAACACTTGGAGGTTCTGCACTGCTGGAGGATGAGTGTCATCTcaaacatactcacacacactctcacactcagcATAGAGAAGCTCCAATGGTGGTGGTGTGGAGAAATGTGGTTCTGATGAGTGTTCTTCACACTGCAGCCGTGTACGCCCTGGTCCTCATCCCCTCAGCATCAACATACACACTGCTGTGGA ctgtggtctgttttgtgttcagtGCATTGGGTATAACTGCAGGAGCGCACAGACTGTGGAGTCACAGATCATATAAAGCCTCACTGCCTTTACGAATCTTCCTTGCTGTCGCTAACTCCATGGCCTTCCAG AATGACATTTATGAGTGGTCTCGAGACCATCGAGTCCATCATAAGTACTCAGAGACGGACGCAGACCCCCATAATGCTTCTCGGGGattcttctttgctcatatcgGCTGGCTGCTGGTGAGGAAACACCCCGACGTCATTGAGAATGGCCAGAAACTGGATCTCAGTGATCTGAAGAATGACAGAGTTGTCATGTTCCAGAGAAG GTTCTATAAGACCTCTGTAGTAGTGATGTGCTTCCTGATCCCAGCAATGTTGCCATGGTTCCTGTGGGCAGAGTCTCTGTGGATGGGCTTTTTTGTACCTGTCCTCCTTAGGTACACGCTGGTGCTAAATGCCACCTGGTTAGTGAACAGTGCCGCCCACATGTGGGGGAACCGGCCATACAACATGAACATCAACCCGCGGGAGAACCGCTTTGTCACCTTCAGTGCCATTG gtgAAGGATTCCATAACTACCACCACACCTTTCCATATGACTACGCCACCAGTGAGTTTGGCTGCAAGCTGAACCTTACCACCTGCTTCATTGACCTCATGTGTGTCCTGGGACTGGCTAAAGACCGCCACCGTGTCCCCACTGACCTCGTCAGGGCTCGCGCCAAACGCACCGGTGACGGGAGCCACAGGACTGGATAA